One Pelorhabdus rhamnosifermentans genomic region harbors:
- the yunB gene encoding sporulation protein YunB yields MRFSVGRRKGVSHLTIVITALIVLTGAVLGLIEIHLKPTLLTIAETKATLIATQVINNVINDRASLNIDAQNLVQVRLDNKGRVALIQPNTMEFNRLAADTTIKVQDALQEITEEQISIPIGQVLGSQLLASMGPKIVVTVIPMGTVQVQVVDKFEQAGINQTRHMVYLVATTQIRIVVPLVSKSVSVNTQVPIAEYVVVGEVPSTYVQFPYPLPNEGASGTANMNPLQ; encoded by the coding sequence ATGAGGTTCTCCGTAGGAAGACGAAAGGGAGTTTCTCATCTGACGATTGTCATTACGGCACTGATTGTTCTTACAGGCGCGGTTCTCGGATTGATTGAAATTCATTTAAAACCGACACTTCTTACAATCGCCGAAACAAAAGCCACCTTAATTGCCACGCAAGTTATTAATAATGTCATTAATGATCGGGCTAGCTTAAATATTGATGCCCAAAATCTTGTCCAAGTGCGCTTAGATAATAAAGGTCGCGTCGCGCTGATTCAGCCTAATACGATGGAGTTTAACCGTCTTGCTGCCGATACGACGATTAAGGTACAAGATGCTTTGCAAGAAATTACGGAAGAACAAATATCCATCCCCATTGGGCAAGTATTAGGCAGTCAGCTGCTCGCTAGTATGGGGCCCAAAATTGTCGTCACCGTCATCCCGATGGGGACTGTACAAGTTCAGGTTGTGGATAAATTTGAACAAGCTGGTATTAATCAAACGCGTCACATGGTTTATTTAGTTGCTACTACGCAAATTCGAATTGTTGTGCCTCTTGTGAGTAAAAGCGTCAGCGTGAACACGCAAGTTCCTATTGCTGAGTATGTCGTTGTTGGTGAAGTTCCTAGTACATATGTGCAATTTCCTTATCCTTTGCCAAATGAAGGGGCAAGTGGTACAGCAAATATGAATCCGTTGCAATAG